One Scomber japonicus isolate fScoJap1 chromosome 1, fScoJap1.pri, whole genome shotgun sequence DNA window includes the following coding sequences:
- the ankrd11 gene encoding ankyrin repeat domain-containing protein 11 isoform X2, giving the protein MPKGGGSKTPQLDHFPPDMVEKQGGKKDKVLSNKTPKLDRSDGVKEMKEKAPKRKLPFTAGANGDQKDSDSEKPGPERKRIKKEPTNTRKAGLPFGMGMPGIRAGYPLSERQQVALLMQMTAEESVNSPDTTPKHQSQSSLGQKGTPNSASKTKDKVNKRNERGETRLHRAAIRGEVRRIKELISEGADVNVKDFAGWTALHEACNRGYYDVAKQLLAAGAEVNTKGLDDDTPLHDASNNGHFKVVKLLLRYGGDPRQSNRRGETPLKVANSPTMLNLLLGKGTYTSSEESSSESSEEEDAPSFAPSSSVDGNNTDSEFEKGLKLKGKTADPPKSAVTPVKDEYEFDEDDEEERVPPVDDKHLLKKDFRKDPVTKPNSFISIPKMEVKTYSKSNSLTPKKTVRRIISDSNSSDEDDGTLCFTPAPTPRQQAQQTNTKTRDSGSLSSKQQKDKNKVKKKRKKENKNNVSKEVRFGKVNDKFCTSDSDCGDMESEDDKGSNSIKDSSATSLKDSPGFNASSSSSHGNLNSQKQTPSLAEQHPKQWRTDGWKTVSSPTWSDVSSLSDSVRTRLSSESDYSSADSSVESIKQVKRKAQENKKKNNNVHSNMVDKKNSELYKNSNADSTASKTDVDGKVLKKHKVKHKHKNKEKDKAPSLVLNQDMNEKFVKSYSFDYDDSRQKSLIVESESPAESKVKLSKHEKDHSKKEDRLSKSKSEDKDWSSGKDLHRTVKEEKNKKTKDSTKDKTNKEEREKPVKSDKDRNVKEKEKPKEDKQKAHKEEKKKKSKEKSSSKADRKSEQKEEKHLKVDKEKNTKEEKEKCKKEKAPKEESEYESYDVNNRFLNLEDTKLSASDDHHDRWGSEMSSDSSLYGDDSWDAPVKEYKEYKANNAVKLIVETVKEETRRKENKVKDKKSDHNEKRSEKEVTSKKKDKDSSEKTNEKKKDWSEKQKLNSSHSVEKEKKRKESTDVLKDKKEKDSLDVSRDRKDSYEFTKERKDIKIKQESIRDEYGNDTFFKDIDAVSKSCDVRERNHSGKEKEKKGEGVEKREKTKADKHKDKTKDRGADQEKEKSEKSSTEKAVKEKDADRSTKDKKEGAKDKHKESHGKDKDRKMSSEQVKDKKEKASQDKHAEREKDFIEVKKEERKPEKIREKTWFKIADIFTDESDDDEDSYNGGGALVSDSIRKDSTPDQDELDHFPSEKVRKSSAEAKHNTEKAKEKEHKEKKKEKATFDTGKERKGSLEKHNKDKKDSVDAKHKERKDRMSVDSNQEKKNKQKLLDKRDTSEEKTKSKYKDKLDHSKERKPSKGSGENEKSLLEKLEEEAMNDYKDDSNDKNSEISSDSFTDRGHEPVLTSYYDSISLTDVTEDRRDSLSISTPQDKFREKERHRHSSSSSSKKSHDKEKEKVKKDKGDKRDKTEEIRESYSRRESLPFEKEPMPLEADPYTFPYGGKGDGEDDFDKTLEFEKEMSKKDKATGVISDRMKDKKKKEKHKEKIKEEKNKYMDGFGSFKHSKEDVKLGLKDGPQVTVLRDRSKEESPKFDMKKDRNRDTLDKDNRMDHSKSKAKDENEKLTQSKETVRKDNRPREKLLVDGDYQITSFGQMLSLKDQEIEERHKRHKERMKQMEKLRPKSGDPKLKDKTKSTEEVRKNRSELSSKKSNSLESGLKEKKLKEVGLPAQMMSPSRKFQPTDSQNSKDWLAGHQMKENLPASPRPDQNRPTGVPTPTSVISCPSYEEVMQTPRTPSCSAEDYPDIMLDGLDCQNSSAMTMSMNACSPSFFERYSNSQGFQEGTCPTPAKNLQLPLVSRSASSDVRRPLEDEFKAEADKFLRQQSDSAAEFDQASSQTLEEKSASADRLECLSSPYFSPIRMLSPRREPAHPTPDMSAPTLAGTEGNEHLPDSVYNSFLPKPSTPVHRPDPQEPCFDIAAPPTPAPAALPPLDIDDISEPHHSEPNLVLSDLPSVTEEQEQEQEQEEEEDEEEEEEDEEEGDLDERADADHCVMEEPEHTTEPCSFSPQVEDPLRKSWPAESPDHQDPEVHELSPTHTAPNHGENCFDHNMGWNPDMDLKSPHRTYGEIEAAVSKITSPYSHSDNDMQHMSGHPSVTPPYATWNRWHKEDPEDFDEQKEAVADIPSPERPDTAMDGEPNYLNTSSSSTRLESFFQDCNKPNIEESPEMDTESACVEPDSRQSPHSFSATTDADLAPAVGPEPVVPWADPFSADADELDDLGPFSLPDLPLPDKSEEAEARDPELADHNKTVPTHIRHTITDVDDPDIMEVDLPSLAKTSCPDVDLGLDEPTRQDLVVPSPHDNFQQELEPEPQSVPVNSSLSLTQQSSMLERKGPYGGPEESDPNLLYSPVKSDATQQHHMQIHSLTESLPLPLDSVSAIKSEVRQEEMSEPVAESLSCSPLPQIPMAVTLSSTVELSDTQEATSKLTPVTLTTVSPTIDTPKKVEEIPQRMTRNRAKNNPSAAAVPPTSSMTSSATATPVTTSPAVSINPIPTRTPTPTSTFSTLKKDKETVLSVSSAASNSTPAVSVPTSVTTSASVVLSKTTKGRPLPIDEEESQTQHPRKRKFPRSAGQQVQVQLVNTAMQQTREMIQQTLAVVVNAIKLDDIEPYHSDRSNPYFEYLQIRKKIEEKRKILCYITPQAPQCYAEYVTYTGSYLLDGKPLSKLHIPVIAPPPSLSEPLKELFRQQEAVRGKLRLQHSIEREKLIVSCEQEVLRVHCRAARTIANQAVPFSACTMLLDSEVYNMPSESQGDENKSVRDRFNARQFISWIQDVDDKYDRMKTCLLMRQQHEAAALNAVQRMEWQLKVQELDPAGHKSLCVNEVPSFYVPMVDVNDDFVLLPA; this is encoded by the exons ATGCCCAAAGGTGGGGGTTCTAAAACCCCCCAGCTGGACCACTTCCCACCCGACATGGTGGAAAAGCAGGGTGGGAAGAAG GATAAAGTGTTGTCAAACAAGACTCCCAAATTGGATCGCAGTGATGGGGTcaaagagatgaaagaaaaggCCCCTAAAAGGAAGCTGCCCTTCACTGCTGGAGCTAATGGAGACCAGAAGGATTCTGATTCAG AGAAACCAGGTCCAGAGCGGAAGCGCATTAAAAAGGAGCCCACCAACACCCGGAAGGCGGGCTTGCCGTTTGGAATGGGGATGCCAGGGATCCGGGCCGGGTACCCCCTCTCTGAGCGGCAGCAGGTGGCCTTGCTCATGCAAATGACAGCTGAAGAGTCCGTCAACAGTCCAG ACACAACACCAAAGCACCAGTCACAGTCCAGTCTGGGTCAGAAGGGAACGCCAAACTCTGCATCTAAAACCAAAGACAAAGTGAATAAAcgaaatgagagaggagagactcgGCTGCACAGAGCAGCAATCCGTGGAGAGGTACGCCGCATCAAGGAGCTCATCAGCGAGGGAGCTGATGTGAATGTAAAAGACTTTGCAG GCTGGACTGCATTGCATGAGGCGTGCAACAGGGGGTACTATGATGTGGCCAAGCAGCTGCTGGCAGCCGGAGCAGAGGTCAACACCAAGGGTCTGGATGATGACACTCCTCTACATGATGCATCCAACAATGGACATTTCAag GTTGTTAAGCTACTTTTACGGTATGGAGGAGACCCACGTCAAAGCAACAGACGAGGTGAAACACCATTGAAGGTTGCCAACTCTCCAACAATGCTGAATCTGTTGCTGGGGAAAGGCACTTACACCTCAAGTGAAGAAAGTTCATCAG AATCTTCAGAGGAGGAAGATGCCCCTTCATTTGCCCCATCCAGCTCTGTTGATGGCAATAACACAGACTCAGAGTTTGAGAAGGGCCTGAAATTGAAAGGGAAAACAGCAGACCCTCCTAAATCTGCAGTCACACCCGTCAAAGATGAATACGAAtttgatgaggatgatgaggaggaacGTGTCCCTCCTGTGGATGACAAGCACCTCTTGAAAAAAGACTTCCGTAAGGACCCGGTCACCAAGCCCAACAGCTTCATCTCCATACCCAAGATGGAGGTTAAAACCTATTCCAAAAGCAACTCGCTCACACCAAAGAAAACTGTCAGGCggatcatctctgacagtaacaGTTCAGACGAGGATGATGGGACGTTGTGTTTCACACCAGCGCCTACGCCACGGCAACAGGCCCAACAAACAAATACCAAGACTAGAGACTCTGGCAGCCTGAGCTctaaacaacaaaaagacaagaaTAAAGTCAAAAAGAAGCGAAagaaggagaataaaaacaatgtcaGTAAAGAAGTCCGGTTTGGTAAAGTAAATGACAAATTTTGTACATCTGACTCTGATTGTGGAGATATGGAGAGTGAGGATGATAAGGGCTCAAATAGTATAAAGGACTCTTCTGCAACGAGCCTGAAAGATTCCCCTGGCTTTAAcgcatcctcttcctcctcccacgGAAACTTGAACTCTCAGAAACAAACGCCATCGTTAGCAGAACAGCACccaaagcagtggaggacagatGGCTGGAAGACAGTGTCATCTCCAACATGGTCAGACGTCAGTTCTCTCTCAGACTCTGTCAGAACAAGACTGTCCAGTGAGTCTGACTACTCCTCTGCTGATTCCAGTGTGGAGTCAATAAAACAAGTGAAGAGGAAAGCACAggagaacaaaaagaagaataacAATGTGCACAGTAACATGGTAGACAAGAAAAACTCTGAGCTCTACAAAAACTCTAATGCAGACAGTACGGCCTCCAAAACTGATGTAGATGGCAAAGTGCTGAAAAAGCATAAAGTGAAGCACAAGCACAAAAATAAGGAAAAGGACAAAGCTCCAAGTCTAGTTCTTAATCAAGACATGAATGAGAAATTTGTCAAAAGCTATTCTTTTGATTATGACGATTCAAGGCAAAAGTCCTTAATTGTTGAATCAGAATCCCCAGCTGAGAGCAAAGTCAAGTTATCTAAACATGAAAAAGACCATTCAAAAAAGGAGGATAGGCTGTCAAAAAGCAAGTCTGAAGATAAGGATTGGTCATCTGGAAAAGATTTGCATAgaacagtgaaagaggagaaaaataagaaaacaaaggaCTCAACCAAGGACAAGACAAataaggaagagagggaaaagcCTGTAAAATCTGACAAGGACAGAAATGtcaaggagaaggagaagccCAAGGAGGATAAACAAAAAGCTCacaaagaggagaagaagaaaaagtccaaGGAGAAGTCCTCCTCAAAGGCAGACAGGAAGAGtgagcagaaagaggaaaagcatCTAAAGGTGGACAAGGAGAAAAACAccaaggaggagaaggagaaatgtAAAAAGGAAAAGGCACCGAAGGAAGAGTCAGAGTATGAAAGCTATGATGTTAACAACCGTTTCCTCAACCTGGAGGACACAAAGCTCAGTGCCTCAGATGACCATCATGACAGATGGGGCTCAGAGATGTCCTCGGACTCCTCCCTGTATGGAGATGACAGCTGGGACGCTCCTGTCAAAGAGTACAAGGAATACAAAGCCAACAATGCTGTTAAACTAATTGTTGAGACTGTTAAGgaagagacaaggaggaaagaaaacaaagtcaaGGACAAGAAATCAGATCATAACGAGAAAAGATCTGAGAAAGAAGTCACAtcaaagaagaaagacaaagactcTTCAGAAAAGactaatgaaaagaaaaaagactggtcagaaaaacaaaaattaaactCCAGTCACTCAgttgaaaaagagaagaagcgGAAAGAGTCCACAGATGTtctcaaagacaaaaaagagaaagattctCTGGACGTTAGTCGAGACCGCAAAGACTCATATGAGTTcacgaaggaaagaaaggacattAAAATCAAGCAAGAATCTATAAGAGATGAATATGGCAATGATACTTTCTTCAAAGACATTGATGCTGTCAGTAAATCCTGTGATGTCAGAGAAAGAAACCACTctggaaaggagaaggaaaagaagggtgAGGGAGTGGAAAAACGAGAGAAGACAAAAGCTGATAAGCACAAGgataaaacaaaagacagaggagCTGAtcaggagaaggagaagagtgAGAAAAGCTCCACAGAAAAAGCTGTCAAGGAAAAGGATGCAGACCGTAGCAccaaagacaagaaggaaggggcCAAAGACAAACATAAAGAGTCTCATGGCAAAGACAAAGATCGAAAGATGTCATCAGAACAGGTcaaggacaaaaaagaaaaggcctCTCAAGACAAACATGCTGAGAGGGAGAAGGATTTCATCGAggtgaagaaagaggaaagaaaacctGAGAAAATTCGAGAGAAAACATGGTTCAAGATAGCTGACATTTTCACTGAtgaaagtgatgatgatgaggacaGCTACAATGGTGGTGGTGCACTTGTGTCTGACTCCATCAGAAAAGACTCAACACCTGATCAGGATGAGCTGGATCACTTCCCTTCAGAAAAAGTCCGGAAATCTTCTGCAGAGGCTAAACATAACACTGAAAAGGCAAAAGAGAaagaacacaaagaaaagaagaaagaaaaggccACATTTGACACAGGTAAAGAGAGGAAAGGCTCTCTAGAGAAACATaacaaagacaagaaagacTCTGTGGATGCAAAACataaggaaagaaaagacagaatgtCAGTGGACTCaaatcaagaaaagaaaaataagcagAAGCTGTTGGACAAAAGGGATACCAgtgaagaaaagacaaagagcaAATATAAAGACAAGCTGGACCATTCTAAGGAAAGAAAACCCTCAAAAGGCAGCGGTGAGAATGAAAAGTCCCTCTTAGAAAAATTGGAGGAGGAAGCTATGAATGACTACAAGGATGACTCTAATGACAAGAACAGTGAAATCTCTTCGGACAGTTTCACTGACCGAGGTCACGAGCCAGTCCTCACTAGTTATTATGACTCCATCAGCCTGACAGATGTGACTGAAGACAGGAGAGACTCCCTGTCTATATCTACACCCCaggataagttcagagagaaagagaggcatcgacattcctcttcatcctcgtcCAAGAAAAGCCATgacaaggagaaagaaaaggtcaaGAAAGACAAAGGGGACAAACGTGACAAGACAGAGGAGATCAGAGAATCTTACAGTCGCAGAGAGAGCTTACCTTTTGAAAAAGAGCCCATGCCACTAGAGGCAGACCCTTACACTTTCCCATATGGAGGTAAGGGAGATGGTGAAGATGACTTTGATAAAACATTGGAATTTGAAAAAGAGATGTCCAAAAAGGACAAAGCAACTGGTGTCATCAGTGACAGgatgaaggacaaaaagaaaaaagaaaaacacaaggaaaaaattaaggaggagaagaataaaTACATGGATGGCTTTGGGTCATTTAAACACTCCAAAGAGGATGTGAAGTTGGGGTTGAAAGATGGGCCCCAGGTAACTGTTCTGAGAGACAGATCAAAAGAAGAGAGTCCCAAATTTGATATGAAAAAAGACCGAAATCGGGATACATTggacaaagacaacagaatGGACCACAGCAAATCAAAGGCTaaggatgaaaatgaaaagctcACTCAGTCCAAAGAGACAGTGCGGAAAGATAATCGTCCACGCGAAAAACTGCTGGTGGACGGTGATTATCAGATTACAAGTTTTGGTCAGATGCTGAGTCTAAAAGACCAGGAGATTGAAGAGCGCCACAAGAGGCATAAAGAAAGGATGAAGCAGATGGAGAAGCTGAGACCCAAGTCAGGGGATCCTAAACTCAAGGACAAAACCAAGTCCACAGAGGAAGTCCGGAAAAATCGCAGTGAGTTATCATCAAAGAAATCCAACAGCCTGGAGTCCGGTCTTAAAGAGAAGAAGCTGAAGGAAGTGGGTCTCCCAGCCCAAATGATGTCTCCAAGCAGGAAGTTCCAGCCCACTGACAGTCAAAACTCTAAGGACTGGCTGGCTGGACACCAAATGAAGGAGAATCTTCCTGCTTCTCCCAGACCAGATCAGAACAGGCCAACTGGTGTCCCCACGCCAACATCTGTCATCTCCTGCCCCAGCTATGAAGAAGTCATGCAGACTCCTCGGACCCCATCTTGCAGTGCAGAAGATTACCCTGACATCATGCTGGATGGACTGGACTGCCAGAATTCCTCAGCTATGACTATGTCTATGAACGCTTGctcaccttccttctttgaAAG GTACTCTAACTCCCAAGGTTTCCAGGAGGGCACCTGCCCTACTCCTGCAAAGAACCTCCAGCTCCCACTTGTCAGCCGTTCTGCATCCTCTGATGTCCGCAGGCCTCTGGAGGACGAATTCAAAGCTGAAGCTGACAAGTTCCTTCGACAGCAGAGTGATTCAGCTGCTGAATTTGATCAAGCTTCCTCACAAACTCTAGAAGAGAAATCGGCATCTGCAGACAGGCTGGAGTGCCTGTCATCACCCTATTTCTCCCCAATAAGAATGTTGTCTCCTCGACGGGAGCCAGCCCATCCAACGCCAGATATGTCAGCACCAACTCTTGCTGGCACAGAGGGTAATGAGCACCTTCCTGACAGCGTGTACAACAGTTTCTTGCCGAAACCCTCAACACCGGTTCACCGACCAGACCCTCAGGAGCCCTGCTTCGACATTGCTGCACCACCAACCCCAGCCCCTGCTGCTTTGCCACCGCTGGACATCGATGACATCTCTGAACCTCACCACAGTGAGCCTAACCTGGTCCTTTCAGATCTTCCTTCTGTCacagaggaacaggaacaggaacaggaacaggaagaggaggaagatgaagaagaggaggaagaagatgaggaggagggtgaTTTGGATGAAAGAGCTGATGCAGATCACTGTGTAATGGAGGAGCCAGAGCATACAACGGAGCCCTGTTCCTTCTCCCCTCAAGTTGAGGATCCTCTGAGGAAGAGCTGGCCTGCAGAGTCTccggatcatcaggatccagagGTCCACGAGCTctccccaacacacactgcacccAACCATGGAGAGAACTGCTTTGATCATAACATGGGTTGGAATCCTGATATGGACCTCAAATCTCCCCACAGGACGTACGGGGAGATAGAGGCTGCTGTCTCCAAAATAACCAGTCCTTACTCTCACTCAGACAACGACATGCAGCACATGTCTGGACACCCTTCTGTCACTCCCCCGTACGCCACCTGGAACAGGTGGCACAAAGAGGACCCAGAGGACTTTGATGAGCAGAAGGAGGCTGTGGCTGATATCCCTTCCCCTGAGAGGCCTGACACTGCTATGGATGGTGAACCCAACTATTTAAACACCTCTTCATCCTCCACTAGGCTGGAGTCTTTCTTCCAGGACTGCAACAAGCCTAACATAGAGGAAAGTCCAGAGATGGACACAGAATCAGCATGTGTAGAGCCAGACAGCAGACAGAGCCCACACAGCTTCAGTGCTACCACTGATGCTGACTTGGCTCCAGCTGTGGGCCCTGAGCCAGTGGTGCCCTGGGCAGACCCATTCTCTGCTGATGCAGATGAACTGGATGACCTGGGACCATTCTCCTTGCCTGACTTACCACTCCCAGACAAGTCTGAAGAAGCAGAGGCTCGAGACCCAGAACTAGCTGATCACAACAAGACTGTACCGACCCACATTAGACATACCATCACAGATGTGGATGACCCAGACATAATGGAGGTGGACCTACCAAGCTTAGCTAAGACTTCATGCCCTGATGTAGACCTAGGGCTAGACGAACCTACCAGACAAGACCTGGTTGTACCGTCACCACATGATAACTTCCAGCAAGAGTTGGAACCTGAGCCTCAGAGTGTGCCAGTCAatagctctctgtctctcacacaacAGAGCAGCATGTTGGAAAGAAAGGGACCTTATGGAGGACCTGAGGAGTCGGATCCCAATCTGCTGTATTCGCCTGTGAAATCAGACGCAACTCAGCAACATCACATGCAGATCCACTCCCTGACTGAGTCCTTGCCATTACCCCTGGATTCAGTGTCAGCTATCAAGtcagaggtgagacaggagGAGATGTCTGAGCCTGTAGCAGAATCCCTATCATGCAGTCCTCTTCCGCAGATCCCAATGGCAGTCACCCTCTCCAGCACAGTGGAACTCTCCGACACTCAAGAGGCCACATCCAAGCTGACCCCGGTGACTCTGACTACAGTGTCCCCCACTATAGATACCCCCAAGAAGGTGGAGGAAATCCCTCAAAGGATGACCCGCAATCGCGCCAAGAACaatccctctgctgctgctgtccctCCTACCTCCAGCATGACCTCTTCTGCAACTGCCACCCCAGTAACGACCAGTCCAGCAGTGAGCATTAACCCTATTCCTACGAGAACTCCAACACCCACCTCTACCTTCTCAACGctgaagaaagacaaagaaactgTGCTTAGTGTCTCCTCTGCTGCATCGAATTCAACCCCAGCAGTGTCTGTACCTACTTCTGTGACCACCTCGGCGTCAGTGGTTCTTAGTAAGACCACTAAAGGTCGTCCTCTTCCCATTGATGAAGAGGAATCTCAGACCCAGCACCCACGGAAGAGGAAATTTCCACGCTCGGCTGGGCAGCAGGTCCAGGtccagctggtgaacacagcAATGCAGCAGACCAGGGAAATGATCCAGCAGACTTTGGCTGTAGTGGTCAATGCCATCAAGCTGGATGATATTGAGCCTTACCATAGTGACCGTTCCAACCCCTACTTTGAGTACCTGCAGATCAGGAAGAAGattgaggaaaagaggaagattcTGTGCTACATCACCCCACAGGCCCCACAGTGTTATGCCGAGTATGTGACCTATACCGGCTCCTACCTGCTGGATGGCAAGCCCCTCAGCAAGCTTCACATCCCTGTG ATTGCCCCACCTCCATCGCTGTCAGAACCTCTGAAGGAGCTCTTCAGACAACAGGAGGCAGTGAGAGGGAAGCTCAGGTTGCAGCACAGCATAGAACGG GAGAAGCTGATCGTCTCATGTGAGCAGGAAGTGTTACGGGTCCATTGCAGAGCTGCCAGGACAATAGCCAATCAGGCTGTGCCATTCAGCGCCTGCACCATGCTTTTGGACTCTGAAGTATACAACATGCCATCAGAAAGCCAG gGTGATGAGAACAAATCTGTGAGAGATCGCTTCAACGCTCGTCAGTTCATTTCCTGGATCCAGGACGTGGATGATAAATATGACCGCATGAAG ACATGTTTGTTGATGCGGCAACAGCATGAGGCAGCAGCCCTCAACGCAGTGCAAAGAATGGAGTGGCAGTTGAAGGTTCAGGAGCTAGACCCAGCAGGGCATAAGTCCCTCTGTGTCAACGAAGTGCCGTCCTTCTACGTGCCAATGGTTGATGTCAACGATGACTTTGTCCTGCTGCCTGCGTGA